Proteins encoded together in one Kwoniella shandongensis chromosome 3, complete sequence window:
- a CDS encoding succinate dehydrogenase, cytochrome b556 subunit has translation MASIVRTSAFRSMAKPSMLRASVPGLMLAQRRFIATDRLTPAENMALLNTQREKRPTSPHLAIYQPQITAVMSGLNRITGVALSGALYLSAMAYLLHPVFPAIDSAHLVQIAHDLPVWAKTGFKVLLAAPFTYHTYNGIRHLGWDMGKGLTIKGVYATGYTVIAATAVSSIYLAFFV, from the exons ATGGCTTCGATCGTCCGAACTTCCGCTTTCAGGTCCATGGCCAAGC CCTCCATGCTTCGTGCTTCGGTGCCGGGTTTGATGCTCGCTCAAAGACG ATTCATCGCGACTGACCGACTTACACCTGCTGAGAACATGGCTTTGTTGAACACtcaacgagagaagagaccTACTTCTCCTCATTTGGCCATTTACCAGCctcag ATCACCGCCGTCATGTCCGGTCTCAACCGAATCACCGGTGTCGCCCTCTCCGGTGCTCTCTACCTCTCCGCCATGGCTTACCTTCTTCACCCCGTTTTCCCCGCTATCGACTCGGCGCATCTCGTTCAGATCGCCCATGATCTGCCGGTTTGGGCGAAGACTGGGTTCAAGGTGTTATTGGCTGCGCCATTCACTTACCACACTTATAACGGAATCAGACATTTGGGTTGGGATATGGGCAAGG GTCTCACAATCAAGGGTGTCTATGCTACCGGATACACCGTCATCGCCGCCACTGCCGTCTCTTCCATCTACCTCGCTTTCTTCGTTTAA
- a CDS encoding vacuolar protein 8, whose amino-acid sequence MGGVSSCCGPRRKNSYEPLLLENEREAVADLLQYLENRSTTNFFTGSPLAALTTLSFSDNVDLQRSAALAFAEITEKEVREVGRDTLDPVLYLLTSHDHEVQRAASAALGNLAVNAENKLLIVSLGGLEPLIRQMLSSNVEVQCNAVGCVTNLATHDENKTQIAKSGALIPLTRLARSKDMRVQRNATGALLNMTHSDENRQQLVAAGAIPVLVSLLNSPDTDVQYYCTTALSNIAVDASNRKKLAQTEPKLVQSLVQLMDSQSLKVQCQAALALRNLASDEKYQLEIVKFDGLKPLLRLLHSSYLPLILSAAACVRNVSIHPANESPIIDSGFLQPLIELLSFDENEEVQCHAISTLRNLAASSERNKGAIVEAGAVERIKELVLTVPLAVQSEMTACVAVLALSDDLKPQLLEMGICEVLIPLTNSSSVEVQGNSAAALGNLSSKAAEDYAPFNAVWNKPDGGLHAYLVRFLSSADITFQHIAVWTIVQLLEAEDEQLTNNIRSSPILISSIRQLAASPPPSRAGNRRDPNDASQGSDDDFEDDGLTDQEGEGEIATLARRILDLTEDAGHGQEDGSRFTDRGDDERGQQTQAGSVGSEHAALRASVHRALSGH is encoded by the exons ATGGGTGGTGTGAGCAGCTGCT GCGGTCCGAGGCGGAAGAACAGCTACGAACCTTTGTTACTTGAGAACGAAAGAGAAGCGGTTGCCGACCTCCTTCAGTATCTCGAAA ATCGATCAACAACCAACTTCTTCACTGGATCCCCTCTCGCTGCATTGACCACACTCTCTTTCTCCGACAATGTAGACTTGCAACGGTCAGCAGCCCTAGCTTTTGCAGAAATcacagagaaggaagtgcgagaagttggaagagatacGTTGGACCCGGTGTTGTACCTTCTAACGAGTCATGATCATGAGGTTCAACGAGCGGCCAGCGCAGCGTTGGGTAACTTGGCTGTGAATG CTGAGAACAAACTTCTCATCGTTTCCCTTGGTGGCCTGGAACCACTCATTCGGCAGATGTTGAGTTCCAATGTGGAGGTTCAGTGTAACGCAGTCGGTTGTGTTACCAACCTTGCTACACATG ACGAGAACAAAACCCAGATCGCCAAGTCTGGAGCACTCATCCCATTAACGCGACTTGCTCGATCGAAAGACATGCGAGTGCAGAGAAACGCAACGGGAGCTTTGTTGAACATGACCCATTCAG ATGAGAATCGACAACAGCTCGTCGCGGCCGGAGCTATTCCCGTCTTGGTCAGCCTTCTCAACTCCCCTGACACTGACGTGCAGTACTACTGTACCACTGCGTTGAGCAACATCGccgtcgatg CCTCCAACCGAAAAAAGCTCGCTCAAACGGAGCCAAAACTTGTCCAGAGTCTGGTTCAGCTCATGGACAGCCAAAGCTTGAAAGTGCAATGTCAGGCTGCCCTTGCTCTCCGAAACCTCGCCAGTGACG AGAAATACCAACTCGAAATCGTCAAATTCGACGGTCTCAAACCCCTTCTGCGACTCCTTCACTCATCTTACCTACCCCTTATCCTCTCCGCCGCCGCTTGCGTCCGAAACGTCTCCATCCACCCAGCTAACGAGTCCCCCATCATCGACTCTGGCTTCCTGCAACCGCTCATTGAGCTCCTTTCtttcgacgagaacgaggaagtACAATGTCAcgccatctccaccttgagAAACCTCGCAGCTAGCAGTGAGAGGAACAAGGGTGCTATAGTAGAGGCCGGAGCTgtggagaggatcaaggagTTGGTGTTGACCGTTCCTTTGGCGGTGCAAAGTGAAATGACGGCTTGCGTGGCGGTCTTGGCTCTCAGTG ATGACCTCAAACCTCAATTACTGGAGATGGGCATCTGCGAAGTTTTGATTCCCTTGACCAACTCTTCAAGTGTCGAGGTGCAAGGCAACAGTGCCGCTGCGTTGGGTAACCTATCATCAAAGGCTGCCGAGGACTATGCACCATTCAACGCTGTTTGGAACAAACCGGACGGGGGATTACATGCCTACCTTGTCCGATTCTTGAGCAGCGCCGATATCACATTCCAGCACATTGCTGTTTGG ACCATCGTCCAGCTTCTCGAGGCTGAGGACGAACAGCTCACCAACAACATTCGTTCATCACCtatcctcatctcttccatccgtCAACTCGctgcttctccaccaccttcccgAGCTGGTAACCGACGAGACCCGAACGATGCGTCGCAAGGATCAGACGACGATTTCGAGGACGACGGTCTCacggatcaagaaggagagggggagaTTGCAACCCTTGCAAGGAGGATCTTGGATCTCACGGAGGATGCTGGGCATGGTCAAGAGGATGGATCGAGATTCACAGAtaggggtgatgatgagcgagGACAGCAGACACAGGCTGGAAGTGTGGGGTCAGAGCATGCTGCGCTGAGAGCGAGCGTTCACAGAGCGTTGAGCGGGCATTAA
- a CDS encoding T-complex protein 1, eta subunit: MQGRLPQMQPTVVLLREGTDTSQGTPQLLSNISACLAVAQTIATTLGPRGMDKLIVDDRGLATISNDGATILKLLDVVHPAARTLVDIARAQDAEVGDGTTSVTLLAAEILKEVKPFIEEGVGPHVIIKGLRESRNLAIKRINEIAVTIDKSDPEKFRDLLMQCAATSMSSKLIHSQTPFFANMVVDAVLSLDQKDLDESLIGVKKVPGGGMQDSMLIRGVAFKKTFSYAGFEQQPKSFKNPKILCLNVELELKAEKDNAEVRVNEVSEYQAIVDAEWSIIYRKLEAIVATGAKVVLSKLPIGDLATQYFADRDIFCAGRVTAGDLKRVVQAVGGSIQSTCSDIEPHHLGECGTFEEQQIGGERFNLFQDCPEAKTCTLILRGGAEQFIAEVERSLHDSIMIVKRAIKNNSVVAGGGACEMEISAFLRGHSRTIMGKQQLIVGAVAKALEIIPRQICDNAGTDATDLLNKLRMRHAQGDVWAGVDVDSESVEDNMKRFVWEPALVKTNALSSAVDAACLILSVDETVRNPQSEAQQAGPPMPRGAAQQAMRGRGRGMPRR, from the exons ATGCAGGGTAGACTTCCTCAGATG CAACCGACCGTTGTCCTCCTTCGAG AGGGCACGGACACTTCCCAGGGAACACcccaactcctctccaacatctcaGCATGTCTCGCGGTCGCTCAAACCATCGCGACTACTCTCGGACCGAGAGGAATGGACAAGCTCATTGTGGATGATAGAGGATTAGCGACCATCTCCA ACGACGGTGCGACGATTTTGAAATTGCTCGATGTCGTTCATCCCGCAGCTAGAACATTGGTGGATATTGCCCGTGCACAGGACGCAGAGGTTGGAGACGGTACAACGAGTGTCACTTTGCT CGCCGCCGAGATCTTGAAAGAGGTCAAGCCGTTCATTGAGGAGGGTGTCGGACCCCATGTCATCATCAAGGGTTTGAGAGAATCGAGAAACTTG GCTATCAAACGGATCAACGAGATTGCCGTGACAATAGACAAGTCGGACCCAGA GAAATTCCGTGATCTGCTTATGCAATGCGCCGCTACTTCAATGTCTTCCAAACTCATCCACTCCCaaacacccttcttcgccaacatGGTAGTCGACGCCGTGCTCTCCCTCGACCAGAAAGACCTCGACGAGTCCCTCAtcggtgtcaagaaggtTCCCGGAGGTGGTATGCAAGACTCGATGCTTATCCGTGGTGTCGCCTTCAAGAAGACATTCTCGTATGCTGGTTTCGAACAACAACCCAAATCCTTCAAGAACCCCAAGATCCTGTGTCTCAACGTCGAGCTGGAAttgaaggcggagaaggacaaTGCGGAAGTTCGAGTCAACGAAGTTTCAGAATACCAAGCGATCGTCGATGCGGAATGGTCAATCATCTACCGAAAACTCGAAGCCATCGTCGCCACAGGTGCCAAAGTCGTTCTTTCAAAATTACCAATCGGTGATCTCGCCACGCAGTATTTCGCCGACCGAGACATCTTCTGTGCGGGACGTGTCACGGCAGGTGATCTCAAACGTGTTGTCCAAGCCGTCGGAGGATCGATCCAATCCACTTGTTCAGATATCGAGCCCCACCACTTGGGTGAATGTGGGACATTCGAAGAACAACAGATCGGCGGAGAGAGATTCAACTTGTTCCAGGATTGTCCAGAGGCCAAGACCTGTACTCTTATCCTGAGAGGTGGTGCCGAGCAATTCATCGCAGAGGTCGAGAGAAGTTTGCACGATTCCATCATGATTGTTAAGCGAGCGATCAAGAACAACAGTGTTGTCGCGGGTGGTGGTGCTTGTGAG ATGGAAATCTCTGCCTTCCTTCGAGGACACTCTCGAACCATCATGGGTAAACAACAACTCATCGTTGGAGCAGTTGCCAAAGCACTCGAGATCATCCCTCGACAAATCTGCGACAACGCCGGTACCGACGCGACCGATTTGCTTAACAAACTCCGAATGCGACATGCTCAAGGAGATGTTTGGGCcggtgtcgatgttgattcTGAGAGTGTGGAGGATAACATGAAGCGATTCGTCTGGGAGCCAGCATTGGTCAAGACGAATGCGTTGTCGAGTGCTGTTGATGCGGCTTGTTTGATCTTGAGCGTCGACGAGACGGTTAGAAACCCCCaaagcgag GCACAACAGGCTGGACCTCCTATGCCGAGAGGAGCAGCCCAACAAGCGATgagaggacgaggaaggggtATGCCAAGAAGATAA
- a CDS encoding V-type proton ATPase proteolipid subunit 2 — MTELCPQWAPFFGFAGVASAMIFSTVGAAYGTSKAGIGIAGLGTFRPELIMKSLIPVVMSGIIAVYGLVVSVLIAGNISPTEPYSLFAGFIHLAAGLACGFTGLAAGYAIGIVGDACVRAYVYESRVFVSMVLILIFAEVIGLYGLIVALILNTAVPGEAVCGA; from the exons ATGACAGAACTATGCCCGCAATGGGCTCCCTTCTTTGG CTTCGCTGGTGTCGCAAGTGCC ATGATATTCTCAACCGTGGGAGCGGCGTATGGTACATCTAAAGCTGGTATCGGAATTGCAGGTCTCGGTACATTCAG ACCCGAATTGATCATGAAG TCCCTCATCCCTGTTGTT ATGTCCGGTA TCATCGCCGTCTATGGCTTAGTCGTCTCCGTCCTCATCGCCGGTAATA TCTCACCGACAGAACCGTACTCCTTATTTGCGGGATTCATTCATCTTGCTGCTGGTCTAG CTTGTGGATTCACAGGTCTCGCAGCGGGTTATGCAATTGGTATCGTCGGAGATGCT TGTGTTCGAGCATACGTCTACGAATCAAGAGTATTCGTATCCATGGTCCTCATTCTTATCTTCGCCGAAGTCATC GGTCTGTACGGTCTCATCGTCGCTTTGATTCTCAATACTGCAGTCCCGGGCGAAGCAGTCTGCGGAGCGTAG